The Equus quagga isolate Etosha38 chromosome 2, UCLA_HA_Equagga_1.0, whole genome shotgun sequence genome has a window encoding:
- the LOC124235921 gene encoding LOW QUALITY PROTEIN: olfactory receptor 4F3/4F16/4F29-like (The sequence of the model RefSeq protein was modified relative to this genomic sequence to represent the inferred CDS: deleted 1 base in 1 codon), giving the protein MDGRNYSVVSEFVFLGLTHSWEIQLLLLVFSSVLYVASMTGNILIVFSVTTDPHLHSPMYFLLASLSFIDLGACSTTSPKMIYDLFRKHKVISFGGCIAQIFFIHVIGGVEMVLLTAMAFDRYVAICKPLHYLTIMSPQMCIFVLAAAWALGIIHSLFQLAFIVNLPFCGPNVLDSFYCDLPRLLRLACTDTYRLQFMVTVNSGFLCVGSFLILLISYVFILFTVWKHSSGGSSKALSTLSAHITVVIFFFGPTMFVYTWPHPNSQMDKFLAIFDAVLTPFLNPVIYTLRNKEMKVAMKRFFTPLVSFRKIS; this is encoded by the exons ATGGATGGAAGGAATTATTCCGTTGTGTCTGAGTTTGTGTTTCTGGGACTCACACATTCATGGGAGATCCaacttctcctcctggtattcTCTTCTGTGCTCTATGTGGCAAGCATGACTGGGAATATCCTCATTGTGTTTTCTGTGACCACTGATCCTCATTTACATTCCCCCATGTACTTCCTACTGGCCAGTCTCTCCTTCATTGACTTGGGAGCCTGCTCCACGACTTCCCCCAAGATGATTTACGACCTTTTCAGAAAGCACAAAGTCATCTCCTTTGGAGGTTGCATTGCTCAGATCTTCTTCATCCATGTCATTGGTGGTGTGGAGATGGTGCTGCTCACAGCCATGGCCTTTGACAGATATGTTGCCATATGTAAGCCTCTCCACTACCTGACCATTATGAGCCCACAAATGTGCATTTTTGTT CTGGCTGCTGCCTGGGCCCTTGGcattattcattcactttttcaaCTAGCATTTATTGTTAATTTACCCTTCTGTGGTCCTAATGTATTGGACAGCTTTTACTGTGACCTTCCTCGGCTCCTCAGACTGGCCTGTACAGATACCTACAGATTGCAGTTCATGGTCACTGTCAACAGTGGGTTCCTTTGTGTTGGCTCCTTCCTCATACTCCTCATCTCCTATGTCTTTATCCTGTTTACCGTTTGGAAGCATTCCTCAGGTGGTTCATCCAAAGCCCTCTCCACTTTGTCAGCTCACATCActgtggtaatttttttctttggtccAACCATGTTTGTCTATACATGGCCACACCCCAATTCACAGATGGACAAATTTCTTGCTATTTTTGATGCTGTTCTCACTCCTTTTCTGAATCCAGTCATCTACACACTCAGGAATAAAGAGATGAAGGTAGCAATGAAGAGGTTTTTCACACCGTTAGtgagttttagaaagatttcATAA